The Helianthus annuus cultivar XRQ/B chromosome 15, HanXRQr2.0-SUNRISE, whole genome shotgun sequence genomic sequence tatttagtatacaaaattacatttatttaatatgtgtaatacacatgattttcaaagatataacttttttattatttgatatataaaattacatttatttaacccgtacaatatacatgGTTGATaatgatataactttttattatttaatatataaaattacatttattcaacccgtgtaatacacggggttctaacctagtgatTTTTTATAGTTATCATCCTAACATTCAAATTTTACAACACAACAATTAGCAGCAAAATAATATGATTAAATTTTGGGATCATAGTTTGTTATACAATTACACTAAGAAATGTTTATCTCCTTAAATGTTTATCTTCTTAAGAATTATCTTTATCGTAAAAGCAAAAGCAAACATGCATAGATAGATTTGTAAGATTAATACACCTTGTGATTATTCTTTGACGCAAAATTGAATTACCCTTTTGAACCTTATGTCCTTAAAACAGGCTAAGTTATTTCTTATTATATCTATTTTTTTTAATGATAACTAGACAATAGTGTCTAAAAATAATATACGTCATTAATGAATATAGACAATATAGAATTTTACATCTTAAATATCGTGTTCCGGAAAGTTTAATGTAAATTGGATCTTTTCCATTGATGCCATTTACATAAAATGACATTTACATAAAAGgacaatatttttttatatatacaagGATTTCTCTCATACTACCTTGTGTTTTGTAGCCATGGAATTCATGATGTTTATAACTTTATTGTTACTATTGTTTTTGGTTCCCATTTTTTTCCTGTTCCGGTATAAGAAGCATAGCGATCGACTACCACCAGGGTCTTTGGGGCTGCCTGTAATAGGGCAAAGCCTTGGCCTTTTAAAGGCCTTGAAGGCCGACAGGGTTGATAAATGGTTTCAAGAAAGAATAACAAACCACGGTCCTGTTTGGAAAGCAAATCTTTTCGGATACCCGACAGTTGTTTTGCATGGTCCAGCCGCGAATAAGTTCATATACACTTGTGATGGGAGCCTACTCACCAACACACAACCGCCATCAATCAGCAGGATTTTGGGTTCCAAAAATATAATCGAGTTGTCTGGAAATGATCACAAACGAGTAAGAGGGGCCCTAGTTTCGTTTCTTAAGCTTGAAGTGTTGAAGCAATATGTTGGAAAAGTAGATGAAGAAGTTCAACACCATCTTCTAACTCATTGGCATGGGAAACATGAAGTCCAGGTAAATAAGTGTACTATATTAGTCTTATTAGTTTTCATGTGTAcaaatatatgtgtgtgttacaCTAGAGATATTAACATTCTAAATTATAATtgtgtaggtgcaacccttgatCAAGATCTTAACCTTCAACATTATCTGCTCGCTTCTTTTTGGGATTGAAAGAGGACCCAAAAGAGAGAAAATGCTACCGCTTTTCCAAGATATGATTGAAGGTGTGTTGTCAATTCCAATCAATTTGCCTTTCACTCAATATAGTCGTGGGCTCGTAGCAAGGAAGAAACTTGTACCGATGCTTTTGCATCTTATACACGAGAAACGAGAGGCACTCCAGGATCAAAATCAGCCAAGTGATCGTCATAAAGATCTAATCACTTTGTTGCTTAGCATTCGTGATGATGATGATAGCTCAACAATGATGTCCGAAGAGGAGATCATTGACAACATTATCGTTGTGATGATTGCTGGATATGACACAACCTCCGTCCTTCTTACCTTCTTGGTTAGGCTTTTGGCTAACGATAGATCTATCTACTCTACTATAGTTAGAGGTAACACATTTTTGCCCTTATTCCGTTGCTACCATTGcttaaacatatataaaaatgcATCTACTTATGTCATATATTGTTCGGGCATATGCTTACACACATAGGGCAATAGAAACCAAATTCAAGATCGACCATCAAACTAAGTTTATATATCTGATATTGCAGAACAAAAAGAAATTACCAGTAGTAAAGCATTCAAAGAAGCTTTAACATGGGAAGACCTCACCAAGATGAAGTTCACTTGGAGAGTAGCAACTGAGATGATGCGGATAAACCCTCCTGTGACTTTGAGCTTCCGACGAGCTAAGCAAGACATTGAGTATGGAGGATTTATAATTCCAAAAGGGTGGCAAGTATGACATAACTGATTAATCAATTATAAATTAAAGAGACAAAACATCATATAAACCCATCACTTATTATTGATTTTATATAATGTGTTTCCAGGTGTTATTATCAGCCTCCATGACACATATGGATGATAGCATTTTTCAAAACCCGACCATGTTCGACCCAACTCGTTATGAGAAGCACACGCCACCACCCCCTTTTAGTTACGTGGCGTTTGGAGCTGGGCCAAGGATGTGCCCTGGGATTGAGCTTGCAAAAATGGAAACTTTAGTCATGATGCATCGTCTGGTGACAAGCTTCACTTGGGAGCTACTTAAGAAAGATGAATCGTTCATTAGAGTTCCAATGCCAGAATTTGATCAAGGTTTGTTAGTTCAGGTCAAGCCACTAAACAAAACCATGGAAGCATGAATGTTGGGAAAATTCCTTTCGTTCTAAACTCAAGGGGAGACACCGAGCTGACCGAAAGTTGAGATAGACTTCTAAAGTTTGTTCATATATTATGATTAGTACTAATGAAAGATAATGAGACTGTACGAATCTGGTATTTAACTAATAACCTGAAATAAgattttgatatttttatataCTCTAACCGGAAATTACATCGAGATAgaaggtaaacgggcaacaagctgcgctgCTAGTctgctacccctttttgaatagcaaaaagaagtcttttaaaaactataTCCATAGATcgcggggtcataacattactatgcatgaccatTTTTATAACTTGCTAAAAAATTCAAATCTTTTGTTGTTTTATGTTATACACACTTCTTGTATTAAACGTAACAAAGAAACCAAGAGTTCTTCGAGAAGAAAAACAAACTTTTGTGTTAACATGCAACCAGAAACTACACATGTCACATTTCACATAAAAAAATTGAAGTTCAGATAAAAAGTTACGACATAGCCTTACACGACTAGCATGTTGGACATCCGGATCGTGTTGGTCTCGTGCATAAGAACTTGCAGATGCAGCGGAAACATGTACGAGACTTGCAGCCATGTTTTATATCAAGATTATGCAGAGAATACAAGCAAAAGTGATAGAATGAAAGTGGACAATTTCGTTGTAACTGAAACTGTCTTGGTAACCCAACATATTTGCCGGCAACCAGATTAAATACATAAGAGTTTGGCGGTTATCTTTGGCGGGTAACTGTGGTGACAGTTATTTGAATTTGTTTCCCGCTAAATAACCGCTTATAACATATCATAACATACTATCTAACTTAATCGTTCACTTATCATATGTTACCTACGAATAAGTATATTACAAATAATAGATAAAAACATAACTAAGTTTAAGTAATTCTAACATAACCCCTCTAAACTTGGTTATGTTTGTGAGCCTGCTTCATTACACTTCGGTTGGCTTCTTCAACGGCCCTTCTTGCTTGGTTGAAGTTGAATCTTTTTCGTTTCTTCATTTGATTCCAGTTATCGTCCCTAATTCCTGCAAAAAACGCAGCTTGAGTTGATTCAACTTCACGGTGCTCTCCTCCTGCAGTATCGTTGCAGCCGTCCATGTCTTCACTTCTAGTCTTCCTGTGGTTTCTCTTTGAGGATTCAGCATCTTCATTTATTACTTCCTTATCATGCACCATTCTTTGAATCGTTTTGAATTTGTAGTAGTATTCTAGACAGTCTAGATACATTGCATATATTACCCGTATGAAATCACCATCTTTATATTCCAAACCCAAATCCTTTGCAATGATCGGCCACATATTTTCTGTTGTAACATTACGATACCCTCCATCTTTATCAACCAACATATATAGATTCAGTAAATCTATTTTCTGTTGATCCATAGTGTACGGTGGAATTGGTCTATGAGTGATCCCTAAATAATCATTTAGAAACCATTTAACCAACTCTTCGAATTTCTTTTGCAGATCAAACCTATACTTGAACACGTATTCACGATCATCAAGCATATCGATCAGCGCTTTACAATCTTCAAACTCGTGGAATTCTAATGATTTTAGGATCATTAGATTCCAATCAACTTCTGTTTCATCCGTAACATTTAGAGTTTCGAAATACGAATACGAATTCAAGTAATCGTTCTTGAATTCGTCATCTACGCCACACATATTTTTCAGCCTTTCTTTCTCTTTCATTCCCAGTTCCTCCTCTTTTGTTATCCCCGTCACATCATTTCTTGTGTTCATCACCGGAGATGAGAACATGAGAAATATTTTGCATGTATCGCCGGATCGTCGAACCGTAAAGCCTTGAAGAGTTAATTGTTCAAGACTTAGAACGTTTCGATTGATGTCCGGCGAGTAGAAAACACTAGGAACGCTCAGTGTTTCGTTTCCCATTTTCATTTCAACTATACCCACTCCTCGGATGAATAAGAAGTTATTCATTCCGGATCTTGTTTCTACTCCCATAATATGTTTTACACGCTTAAAAACATCTATGTTGTTCACAAAATGATGATTAAATGTCGGATTGACATACCAGATATCTTTCCATTGCCCACCGTCGGTTCCTGTAACAACCATCTCTTCTCAGCAATGCACTTCCTCATCCTGAGTTCTCGTTCCGGTATTAATCGCTTGTCGAATAAGTTGCGACTCTTCATCATTCTCTTTGGATTTACACGTGTAAATCTGATGACCAGGCATATGGCAATAGTAACATAATCGTTCACGTCGAGTTCGTCGTTTTCTTTCGTTCTTCTCATCAATGCAATGTTGACAAGGCATTGATGTGGCAGTTGGTTTAATCTCCGCATCAGATCTtgtagtggctctgataccactttgttggaaATCCGGACAGCGGAAACCATCATCGTAATCGTTCCGTACTCATGTGTGTTTGTGTACAGAACCGAGAAACCCAGAGAAACATACGTATATGGATATTGTATATTGAAAAATATCTTGATAACCCTAATAATACAtgaatgtttatatatatatacctatatAATCGGCAGTTAAGGAGAATAACTGCCATATCCATAATAAACCTATAATaactataatattatataataataataataataaatatatatgcTAAGTTTATATTTCTAACACCATCCCCTAAACTTAGCATCGGTAATGGCTCGTCACGTCGGCTTTGATGATAAACCCATTTTTTCTTTAAAGTTGTCATGATTCGTCCATAGATCCACCTTGATTTGTTTCGTGATGCCGAGTGCGGTAATATTGTTGTTCATTACCCATCTTGTCGCTGTAAGTCTTTGGACCGTCGTTAATGCAATTTCAGTGTCGCTAAATCGTTCTGTCGCTAACCTGTTTTCTGTTGCTATCTTCCTTCTTTTGTCAGTAACTGTCATCGCTAAAACTTCTTCTGTCGCTGAAATCTTCACTAACTCATTCTTTTTTCTCTGGATCATCCTTTTGgatttatttgcagaagtatatCTGGTATAAACTTCTTTAAAAAACAGAGTATCATGCCTTTTGCCTTTCACTTCATTTATCATTGTAATTCTTCGTGTCCGATTCCTTTCTTGTTCTtcatgaaaggttccggttaccgGAACATCATCTTGCATATCGCCTTCAGTTACGAAGACATAGGagtcttcatctttttcatcgcTGCGGTCACCGGAATCATAGTATTCCGTTTCTTCGATTGAATCATTGTGATCCTTCTGATCACTGATTGGTTCTTCCTGATCTTCCCGATCGTAACCAACCATATAGACATTCGGGGTGAAGCATGCCGCATCGTGAACATCTTTACAGGCCAAATCATCTTTTTCGGAATCGTCTTCTTCTCTCCGTGTCATTACTTCGCCTGCATCTCCGTTATCTTCGTGACGTCCCGATTCGTATTCCATTAATGCAACTTCGTCTTGCAATTCCATTATTGCAATCTCTTGTTTCAAGATTGCAATCGCGCGTAATCGGGGACTCATATAATCGGAATCGCTATTTGTTTCTCGCCTCTTCCCGTGTTTGTTTTCCATCTTCTTCATCCGTATCTTCCCAGGATCATGTAATTTTGATCCTAATTCTTCGTTTTCTAACCAtgcgctctgataccacatgttggaaaTCCGGACAGCGGAAACCATCATCGTAATCGTTCCGTACTCATGTGTGTTTGTGTACAGAACCGAGAAACCCAGAGAAACATACGTATATGGATATTGTATATTGAAAAATATCTTGATAACCCTAATAATACAtgaatgtttatatatatatatacctatatAATCGGCAGTTAAGGAGAATAACTGCCATATCCATAATAAACCTATAATaactataatattatataataataataataataaatatatatgcTAAGTTTATATTTCTAACATAGCATTAGCTTCTCAATTTCTAATGCTTTCTCTCGACCCAACAATTTTTCTACTATGGCCAATGAAAATTCTAAGAATGTCCCGAGGCCTTTGCTGGTGATAACTCTACTATCAACCACCACCTTGCTTTTAGCTTCACGTGGGTCCGACAGTTCGTTACACATTGCTGGGAAAGCGGTCGCCTTTTCTCCCTAAGTACATACATAGATAACCATTCATCAATCCACGGGAAGGAAAGTTATAACAGCAACAGGCAAGTATAAGATATCTTGGAGAAGTCGGATCAATGTTATGTATATTTAGGGAAGTGCATACATTTGTCTTAGCTTCGTCTCTAGCATCCTATCTTGCCTATAGTCTACACATTTCTTTGCCATATCCTTAACCTTAGTTTTGTTGGGTTAATCTTGATGTTACGGGTCACGGGTCGGTGCGTTATCGGGTCAACATAGTAACGGATCAAGGGCAGAATGGTCCAGGGGTAAAAGAGTCAGAAACCAGCAATTTTGTTACGTGAATTGGTTGAT encodes the following:
- the LOC110910870 gene encoding cytochrome P450 716B1, whose protein sequence is MEFMMFITLLLLLFLVPIFFLFRYKKHSDRLPPGSLGLPVIGQSLGLLKALKADRVDKWFQERITNHGPVWKANLFGYPTVVLHGPAANKFIYTCDGSLLTNTQPPSISRILGSKNIIELSGNDHKRVRGALVSFLKLEVLKQYVGKVDEEVQHHLLTHWHGKHEVQVQPLIKILTFNIICSLLFGIERGPKREKMLPLFQDMIEGVLSIPINLPFTQYSRGLVARKKLVPMLLHLIHEKREALQDQNQPSDRHKDLITLLLSIRDDDDSSTMMSEEEIIDNIIVVMIAGYDTTSVLLTFLVRLLANDRSIYSTIVREQKEITSSKAFKEALTWEDLTKMKFTWRVATEMMRINPPVTLSFRRAKQDIEYGGFIIPKGWQVLLSASMTHMDDSIFQNPTMFDPTRYEKHTPPPPFSYVAFGAGPRMCPGIELAKMETLVMMHRLVTSFTWELLKKDESFIRVPMPEFDQGLLVQVKPLNKTMEA